A segment of the Triticum urartu cultivar G1812 chromosome 1, Tu2.1, whole genome shotgun sequence genome:
CACCCTTTTCCCTTTCTTCCTGCAGCACACAACTAGAAGAAGAATAGACCAAGTCACCAAAGACTAAGCAAGATTAGTGGTTAATGTTGGATTTTTTTGCGAGGGGTTAATGCTGGATATTAGTATCACTAATATATAACTAGCACAAGGGCCCTCACCATGCAAGGCACCATTTGCATTATGCAGTGCCTTGTGTCTCATGCCTGCAACGGGTCCTGCAGCGACGAAGTCGTGTGGTGCATGACTCCCCTATGTTATTATGTACACGTTAACTGCCGAATATGGCTCACATAAATCATCTCCTCCTGTAATCACGATTACGAGTTTAACATGAAATGATCCAGTTTCAAAAGTAGTCTATCACCGGTGTCAAACTTACATACCAAGGATAAGTAAATAGTGTAGCTTTAGCAACAACTTCTCTTTTAAAAAAAGAGTAAGTAAAGAGTGGTTGTTTAAATTTTATCCGTTGACAGACGAGGCCATTCGTCATTAATGCCTCTATAGTACAATAATTGGCAAACCAATAAAAAGTCAAAATAGATTGCTTAGTCTTCATGCATTGACGTGATGAGAAAAATCTATGAAGCATAGTATGCCTTCTCGTATGATTTTTCCCTTATGAAAAGAGCACATGTATGCATTGACTGACCGAAAAGACTTGTCGATCATTGATTGATGGATGAAAAAAGTCCATGGATATGTCCTTGGGTAGTACCAACTTTTAATGCCATCTACCTCTTGTGAAGAGAGCACGTGCATGCATGAAGCCAAATCTCCCACAACATGGTGACATCATCTCATTAATTACTAAATTCAATTtctaaactattttatttttaaaaACCATTAATTCGATCAGTGATCCATTTTCATCGCAGGCTAAGGCGGTGCGCCCCGGCCACCGGCAACGTCAAGAAGCCCTGCCGCTTCCACCCTAGCACCGTCGACTTTGGCAGATCACCGAGTTGCTCATACCCAACCCCCCCTTCCAGCGTCTCGTCCGGGAGATCGCCCAGGACTTCAAGGCCGACCTCCACTTCCAGAGCTCCGCCGTCTCCGCGCTGCAGGAGGCCGCCGAGGCATATCTGTTGGGGCTGTTCGAGGACACCAACCTCTGCGCCATCCATGCCAAGCGCGTCACCATCATTCCCAAGGACATCTTAGCCTTTGTCCAGCGTTGGAAATGTATGCGTGCTAGTGTTTGTTCTTGCCATGACGGATGTGTTGCCTCGTCTGAAAATATCCTAAAAACTGAGAATATCCTAAAAATTCAAAAGTTGTTCGTGACTTACAAAATGGTTTATTGATTCATAAAATGTTCACTGGTTCAAACAATGACCatgcatttcaaaaaatgttcattagataaaaaaaatgttcgtgaattATTTAAAAAATTGTTCCACCAATTTCCAAAAATGGTCGCCGATTCTAGAAATGTTCGCCTATTCAAGGACAATTTTTGGAAAAtgttcaaaaaaaattaaaatattTGTGAATAGTACACAATGTTCATGAATTCAATTTTTCCCTGAATgtagaaaatgttcatgttttcagATATGTTCAGgagtttaaaaaaatgtttatgattttcaaaaattgttcacgaATTCACGAAAATGAGAGTGGTAGTGTATCTCGGTGATGCAGGAAAATATGGTCATGGCCATTGGAGATTATGGtttttttttctcccgttgcaacgcacgggccgtTCTGTAGTAAAACAATAAGGTTAAAATAAGATACCCAGTAGAGGTGATATATCTAGGTTAATTTTATTTGCACACCAAAATAATGAACTCTTATGCTTACCAAATGACAACAAACAAATTTTCTTTATTAGCTGATAAAGTTTCATGTATGTGCCAGGAAAATTAAGTCTTACATGGCATGTCAATCCAAGATTACCAATTCCCTATCCATATACATGGATGCCTTTTTAGAAAACACAATTCATCGTCAATTTTTCTGAAACCAATCGATACATGTTGCTCTTTTCAGAATTCTTTTAAGCATTCAACATGACATGTAGCCATGTAGGTAGCAACGTGAATCGATGTTTTTGCTCCAGATAAAAATGAAGCTTATTATTAACAAAATTAGAAGTCTAGCATATACCAATCAGAATTTATTCATCACGGAATGGTAAATTCTGAGTTACTAAGTTCATGTGGCTTACTTTTTGTTATGAGACATCATCACCCACCGTATGTGATATACTTCATGTTCAACGCGTGCTGGAATAAACCTCCCATGCAAGTGAGCTACATACAAAGTCAGAAGAATTTCATATTAGAATACTCAGTTATCCAAGCCCAGCAAGAAAGAAATGGAAGAATCAGCTCGAAAACAGAGACCAATGCATGCCTATTGCTACATAGAAACCATGGATTTCTACACTGATTtgccaaagaaaaaaaatatttCTGTGGCAACAGGAAGAGAAATTCAGAATACTAGAAATTTATCAAGAGGCGAGTCAATTCCATGCAAAACAGAAGTGGAGAGTAAGTTGAACCTGCAAGAGCAAAAGCATTCCCAGTAATAGCAATATGTGACCATTCTGAAACTGGAGGTAGCTAAGATCATTTACAAGTTCGAGAAAAAGATCATATATCTTTTAGATCAGCTTTTGAGGATTTCCTCAATGCCTTGTATCATGTGACACTGTATCGGTTTGGTTGTTTATGCCCTTATCTATAAAGGGGTGAAAGCCTGCTTCGTGATATGGATACAAATATAAGGTTACTACTTAAGTTTGCTCACATACTTTTTTCAGAGCTTCTAGTGCAGACTACTGGTTGACCGAGTACGTATAGACGTTGTTCCATGCATATTACTCTAAATATTATGTTGTGCACAATGGAACACATAAATCTACTTATTTAGTGATAACAGATTTAGCCTATTATATTTTGACCATTATCAATCTGCACAACTCATTGCCATAAGTATGAAAATCAGAAAAAAGGCACTCTGATGTCATAGCTGAAAACAACTTGTCATATTTTCTATAACTGGCAGCTCTAAAACTGACTCCCTCAAGCGCAAGCCAGCCGACCCGATGCACGCGCCTGTAGCACGCGGGTCGTGCTTCCCCATTGTATCAAGAATAATCCGATAGAGCCCTCATAAGCGTTACCGATATTGCCACTGTTGGGAATTACAGCCACTGCACTTGCGGCAGAGCAATCGTGTTCTCATCCGACGACTCTGGTATTCCCTTCGCTCCATGACAGCAACCTGAACTGCTGTATCATGTGCCTTGAAAAGCATGGTTGCTCTAATCTGTGCCGGACTGGGATGCTGTGAGTCGGTAAATGCAGCACCAACAGCTTGATGCTGCTCGGAGCTTTTCAGGGGAACTTGCCATCTCTGTGCTGCTTTAGTCACCTCGCTGCCCATACTTGATAGCGATTTTTCATTTCTGTTCTATACATCGGTGTACATGTATATTTTTAACGGGAGTGCCAAATTTTGCTTGTGTTAATAGTACAAAATGTAAGTCTTTTGTTGTTTAAAGTTCCTGTGTGTTTGTGTCTTCGGAGTGTGTGTTAGTCTAATCCTTGTATCAGGCGTTCAGTTTCATAAAGGCGTTCCTGAAGTTTGTCAGGTGGGGTTGTGACAAAGCTGTTGGCATCAAATAGAGAAGACTGTAATCTGCCTATTGAGCATAATCTATAAAAAAATATTGGTTTATTTTCTAATGAGCAGACATCTTTCATACTATATAAGTATACTTCAAAGCCAAACGACAAGAATGACCGCTAATATGCCGTGAATACCAGTATCCATCTAACTTGGTATGCTTGTTCCATTGTCGTTCTGACGGAATGATGGTTGTATCCCGTAGCATGTCTTCCCAGGAGAGATTAGTATTCATTTATCGGAGCTGCTTTGGATATCTGAATATAATTCATAGCAGATCCAATACATCATTGCACCTCTTGATCAATTCAACTGAAGGATGAAGTTGCTGTCACTGCCAAGAGGGCATCGTGTATCTGTATTTGCAAATCCGCAGTTGGAAGCACAATTCAAGCAATTAAAAGGTTATTGTGGCACAAATGATGATCCTGATTAACTTATACTAGCAGTTAGCACGAGCTACATCATGAATTGGTCACTGTGGGCTAGTTTCACATTACAAGTCAGAGCAAATGTGTACACCCAGACCTCTGGTCAAGGATAGCGACTGAATCTAGAACTCAAAGTATGAAATGCAGACTAATCCCAGTCCATTAAACACATTGCACCACAGAAGTAACATCAGTGGTGTCCAGTATAAATGCATCAGATCAAATAGCAGAAACAAAGCAAATGATGTTCCTGAATTGAGATACACAAGTGTTCAGTCCCTGTGGCGTTTTTTTCAGATTACACATTAGCCTGCAAACAAATACGGTACGATTCATACCGGTAAAATTATGGCAAATCAACTCATCGCCACCTCAATATCGTACCCAACAGAGAGATAAAAATCAGAAAGACGGCATTTGCACAAAGACAGGTTTCATTTCCAACAACAGATATGAAATAACTTTGTTCCACGATTCAGTTCGAACTACAGAGCCAGAGTAAACAGCGAGCTAAACAAGTCGGGGTTCCATCAAGATTTTGGAATCTGCAGGCGGCGGCAAAGAACCTAGCCGCCGAATCCGTAGAGGGTGCGGCCCTGGCGCTTGAGCGCGTAGACGACGTCCATGGCGGTGACGGTCTTGCGGCGGGCATGCTCGGTGTAGGTGACGGCGTCGCGGATGACGTTCTCGAGGAAGATCTTGAGCACGCCGCGGGTCTCCTCGTAGATGAGCCCCGAGATGCGCTTCACGCCGCCCCTCCGCGCCAGCCGCCGGatcgccggcttggtgatgcccTGGATGTTGTCGCGCAGCACCTTCCGGTGGCGCTTGGCGCCGCCCTTGCCCAGCCCCTTGCCTCCCTTGCCGCGCCCGGACATGGCTCACGATCTCGAGCTGCGAGCGGATGTGGTGGAATCGGAGGAACGGTGGTGGCTGCTGGTGCCTGGTGATGTGATTTGCGTGGAGGGGCGAGGGGCGTTTTAACGGGGACGAGAGGGTGGAGGAGGCGTCTGCCTGCCGTTGGATGCGGATGGAGTGGACGGTCGAGATGGCGATCCGGGTGAGGGATGCCGCGGACTGGTGACGTGGCCGAAAGCTTGGACCGGTGGATTGGCGGGCTGGGTCAGAGCTGTGGCGGCAGCCCGAAATTTTTGGGCTGTGGGCGGGGCCGGGTCCAGAACTGCCGTGTCGTGTTCAGATTAAACCCGTAGGTATCAAAGGCAGAATgtattgaaaatatttttatggGTCTGTGGGATTTTCTCTATCGAAATGAGAATGGTTGTCTTCGGTTAGTCTGCAAGGAACTGACTTTTTTATGGGTGTATACCAAACCCAAAAACAAGATAAGTCACTAATTCACTGTGAATATCAATTCAACTTGATATACTTGCTGCGTTGCTGTAGCATGTCCCCATCCAATGACAGATTCTTATTCCTTCATCCGAACTATTTTGGAGATCTGAAGATAATCTACAAGAAACTGGCTCGAACGCAATGCATCACTGCTATTCTCATTTTTCATCACTTACTGGAGTtcacttttttcaaattcaaggATTCAAATAACACTTTACAATATTACATATAATAACTTAGCGATCAGGTAATTGGTCCTAGAAGCTCTGCATTCATTTTGAGCCACACGACAGAGTGCCATTACAAATCTTCTCCCGTCATAGAGACTTGCATCGTGCATCAGTAATAAATTTCATAATTTAAAATGAACTGTACAGTTCATAAACATAATACTGCCTCTCTTCCTACAAAATTAAATTCCGAGATGCTTGACTGTTCTAACATCAGCCTACCACCAGAAAACATTCGGACCCCACAGCAGCACTGTTGTAAACTGCCCAGAATGAACCGTGTTTCGCGTTAAGTGTGTGCGATTGGAGAATAGGTACCAAGAAATTGGCGTTGGTATTACTGTGGGAGCAGTTATTCTCTTAAGAAGTAGCGGTGTGCCTCATGATAAACATTTAATCAAGAAAAACTGTAGTTGGAGGCATCCTTGTAACCTGTATTGTAACTGTGTTTGTAGTTTTGAGACTATACAGCACAGAAGCAGGGTTGAGACACTTTCAGCACCGATGTTATCATCAGGAAAGCGATGTTTATGTGTACTACACAGAACTGAACTGAACGAGCGTATTACATCTGTTCATTCAGGTTCAGAGGCAACCAACCGGAATGGTTATTTCGAAGAATTTTGACACAGTACTAGTACTATTATAAGGTACAAAATCGAAGCAATTAAGAACACAGTAGCTAAAACTGGCAGGTCATTTCACATATTCAGGATACTATCCAAGCAATGTCCAAGAACCAGGAACGGCATGAGATTCTGACCAATAGTGGCCAGCGCTTGCTCGATGTTTTGGTGTGTTATTTAGGAATTGTGGGTGATGCAACCAATAATATTGCGGGAACAGTGTGGAAGCCTGCAGCATTTTCTGAACCTGTAAAATCTGAAGACAAGACACCAAGTAACTTGTTGCGTGATTGCAACATAACTAGGCAAAGTAGGGATGGTTTCAACAGAATATGTGCACTGAACATCAAACATACCGGCACTGGACGGAACTGAAGACGAGCACACTATCAGACAAGCAATCTCAACTGCTCGTTCGTTCGGGTTCAGAGACAGCTAGCCAGATGACAGTCGAACGATAATTCAAGCTCAGATTCAGAGCAAAACAGGCAAGAAATTTGGCAAGTTGGGAACAGGCATTCAAACACAGATGAATGAGAAACATTTTTCATTTCCATTGCTAATGGCAACAAGATGGTACCATCACATTAGGCATACCACATCTACCATGACAAGAACAACACGGGCACAGTCTGAAACCCTACTGCTAGCACACACACACTTCCACCGACGAACTCAGGCTAACAGGGATCTAACAGACGACGCATGGATTGCAGACTGCAGCCTAGGCCCTCTCTCCACGGATGCGGCGGGCGAGCTGGATGTCCTTGGGCATGATGGTGACGCGCTTGGCGTGGATGGCGCAGAGGTTGGTGTCCTCGAAGAGCCCCACCAGGTAGGACTCGGCGGCCTCCTGCAGGGCGGAGACGGCGGAGGACTGGAAGCGGAGGTCGGTCTTGAAGTCCTGGGCGATCTCCCTCACCAGGCGCTGGAAGGGGAGCTTGCGGATGAGCAGCTCGGTGCTCTTCTGGTACTTGCGGATCTCCCGGAGCGCGACGGTGCCGGGGCGGAAGCGGTGGGGCTTCTTGACGCCGCCGGTGGCCGGGGCGGACTTGCGGGCCGCCTTGGTGGCCAGCTGCTTCCTCGGCGCCTTGCCGCCGGTGGACTTCCTCGCCGTCTGCTTGGTGCGGGCCATGGAGTCGGAGATGCGCCGGGAGGTTGTTGAGGAGGGGGGAGCGCTGGGAGGGTTGGGGGATtggagtgaggaggaagaaggggaatGGGCGGCGTTAAATAGGGAAGGAGGGGAGCGCCGAGCGGGCGGGGGATTGGAGCGGGGAGCCGCGCGTTGGTTTTAGTTTTTCGGGAGGGATGGTGGGGCGTGGACCGTTGGATGCGTCGTGCGTGGACGGTTGCGATCTGGTGTCGAGGGGGTGATCCGTGGGAGGTGGTTTCGCGTGCTCTGATTGGTCGAAGAGGAGTCAGCCGGATCGTGGAGAAGCAGATGAAACGAAAATGGACTCCGACGAGGCGCGACCGTATTTTGCTCTTTGCCGCCAACGTCCCAGACGAAAATCTCAGCCCAAACGATAATTGACAAAAATACTGCTTCTTTTTTTAGAAGAGTTTCAGTGAGTGCTAGAACAATTTGTTTACTTACTAGTATAAGAATTATCTGTAATGCCCTGAAGCCCTGGTAAATTATTTATGTGCTATCTGTAATGCCCTAAAGCCCTGGTAAATTATTATGTGCTAATTCATCATAAACACTGATCTGTAAACTGTTTTAGAAAAATGGCCATTTTAGAACAATAATTTCTTTTCAGTTTTGACTGCTGTAGCACACACGCCGAACTACTGATGTTTCTGTAAGTCCCTAGTTCAAGTTATTTTCAATGGATTCGTGACAAGCATGTTTGGGAATCTGCTCATTTGGTCGGCTTTTCAGCAGTGGAAGCCATGAAAAAAAATCCCAACCAAACAGGGCCATATTCTAAAATTCTGATGTTCAATTGTTTTCTTCCATTTCAAGAAGCATTCTTACAGATGAATTAATGAGTTGCTTGGCTCGTTAAGCTTGTGACCACTAAACTCGGTAAACTCAACGAGGCAAAAAAACTATGCTCGATTATGTTCATTTGAAGCTCGTAATCACTCGTGAGCGCTCGCTAGATTTTTTATCTTGAAAGTTGAAACGAATGTAAAAGATTTGCCTCTTCAATTAAATAAGGGAGAGTAGAGTTTTACAACGCACTCACAAATCACGGCATGACAATTACTCATATAATATGATGTTCCCTAGTTTCCTTGCGCCGACAGTAACCCAAAGTTTAGCGTCTTCTAAAATGTTGGTTAGGAGGACCGGCGGTGGCGCACTTTTCCGACGGAGTACTCGGATGTTTCTCTCATTCCAAATGGTCCAAGAAACGAACATGGTAAGGGAAGCCATTGCATGGCGGTGAGGGTTGCTGTCGTCGGTTCCTTTCTGCCACCACTCAATGACGGTTTCATCTAACTGCCATTCGGAGGTGTCCATGTGCGCGAGCCCAAGCTTCTCAATGATTGATCTCCAGAGTCTAAGCGTGCAGCGACACTTGACGAAGAGGTGTATCCTTGTGTTCTTGTTCCCTTTTGCAAAGCGGGCAAGGGCCACAGTTTGGCCAACCACGCTTCTCCAAGCGATCGGCGGTCCAAACCCTATCTTGTGGAGCCAACCAAGTAAAGAATTTGACCTTTGAAGGTGCCCAAGCCTTCCAGACCATGCGTCCATGCGCTTCAGGGGGACAAGGTCAGGCCGAGAAATTGAGCTTTGTAGGCAGTGCTCGCCGTGTATACCCCATCGTTCGCATGCTTCCAAATGATATCGTCTTCGGTTTGCTCATCAAGGTGGAAGTCATGCACAAGCATCCAAAGGTTAAAGAACTCGGAAATGTGGTTGACGGAGATGGCGGTGTCATGCTTGATTTTGAGGATCCAATCGTTCCCATTCAAAGCCTCACGCGCCTTCCAATTCTTCCTCGCCAAGCCCTCATAGATTAGCGATGCAATGTCCTTGGGCTTGCGCCCCAGGAGCCAAAGGGAGTCCCAGAAAGGTGTTTGACGCCGTCACCGACAGTGATAGTCGTAGATGCATAGAAGAACTGGAGGTCCTCTTCAGTGCAGGGGTTGCCAGAGCCCACCCATAGTCTACGGGGCTCCCTCCCTTCCTACCATAGCCAACGAAGCCGCAACGCCCGTGCAAACTTGTCGGTATTGAGCACCCCAAGACCACCGTAATCTTTTGGTCTGCACACCAAATTCCAATTGACCTTGCATTTGGCTCCCGTGGTCTTTTCCGCACCCGACCAAAAGAAGGCCCTCTCAATCTTATTAAGTGTATCTAGAATGCCCGGCGGCACTATGAGAGGCGTGATAGAGAAGACCGCTTGAGAGGAGATGACCGACTTGACGAGAGTTGTGCGTCCGATAGCAATGATGTTTTGCCCATCCCAAGTGATTAATTATCCGGCCGCCTTGCCGACCAGATATTGGAAATCCATCGTCTTTAGCTGCCAAACCTAAAGAGGTAAGTCTAGGTATTTCACCAAGAAGGAAGGGCGGATCATCGGCATATTCCGGAGGATGTGCTCGAGGTCAAGATGGTTGCAACGGATTGGCACGACCAAGCTTTTTTGGAAGTTGTTGCAGAGGCTCGTCACGTCACCAAAGCCTTGTAAGATAGCAGCTAGGTTGTCAATGTCTGTCTTGATGGGTGTTCATAAAATCAAATGATACGAGTCTGGAACCAGCCATATTGTAGCTTGTTTAAGACCTTCTTCCTCAATTCCATGAATCCAGGAGTTCTATCTGCTGTAAAAAAAAAAATCTGCTGTCCACCCTGTCTAAGTGTTATTACCCTCTTGAGGTTACGCCAAACTGAAAATACAATCCCGAATATGTAACGGGCGACATGGTACATTCCTGTGTAACTACAAAATGGATAATATGCTTAGCAGAAAGAAAGCTGACAGGATATTATTTATGTTGCCGGACAGCTAGAGCATAGTATCACTGGATATAGGTGAATAATTGCAGAAGAAGCATATAGCTCAATTCAGCTAGCGAGACATAACTATGCTCGCACGCAGCACCTATACAGGCACTGTCCATTGAGAATAAGTAGCAGAAATATTCAAGAACTGAGAGCTGCTGTCAGTCGCTTGAGTTCTTCCAACGCGATAATTTCAGACATGGTATTGAGTTGATCCATGGCCACATCATGTTCAGTTCGACAGCAGAATGCCCAAGCTCTAAGCAGACATACGAGCCACCAATTTAGTCCCTGTAAGTTCCAGGAAAGGAAGGGTAAGCAAGTAGTTGTTTCATGGCAGTATTGTACGAGACCTCATGAACAGAACAACAAAATACAATCCCTAGCACTATGTTTTTGATTCTTTCTATTGCAGTGAAGCACTGGGATAGAACATGAGAGACACTGGATGCCTAATAATTATCACTGCATTAAATAACAAAATTCAAGCACAAAGCGGTGTTCAAGCTAACACAGTACTACAATAAAGATCAAGCTAAGAGGAGAGTTAGCAGAAACATAAAACAACAAGAATGCTATTTACATAACAGAGAAGTGCATATTTCAACCCCGAACTCTTGTCCTGGTCTAATTTACAACCCCGAACTCCAATACCGTCTAAATTACAACCCCTAACTCTCAAAACCGGCTAGGATTCAACCCTCCCCTCTTTGTTGACCGGTTTTGACCGGTCAATGGGTCCCATCAGCATGGCACATCAGCATTATTTTTAAAAAGCTGTAAAATAAAAAAATccaggaaaagaaataaaaaaatcaaatttccaggaaaaaatcagggaaaataaataaaatcgaATTTCTGAAAAACAAAAATATCGATATTTCcatgaaaaaccaaaaaatacttaaaataaaaaaatccaagggaaaaaaaattcaaattccCAAGAAAATTATATAAAAACTgtaaaatagaaaaaaaatctaGAAAAAGTAATTTCCAAAAAAGTTcaatttttgaaatttttttcCCCGAAAATCACGGAAAAAGTTTCCGAATTTTTTTCGCAAACTTTTTTTCGGAAATTTGGTTTTTTTCCTGATTTTTTCTCGATCTTACAgatttttatttatatttttcttgaaattttgaatttttttccgACGTGGCATGCTGATTGGAcctgttgactggtcaaaactGGTCACCCCTAGTCAAAACCGGTGAACAAGGAGGGGAGGGTTGAATTCTGACCGGTTTTGAGAGTTGAGGGTTGTAATTTAGATGGTATTGAAGTTCGGGGTTGTAAATTAGACTAGGGCAAGAGTTCGGGGTTGAAAAATGCACTTCTCTCTTTACAGAATGAGCGGTTCAGATGTAGACGAGAGCAACAAACTGTGTTCAGTTAACGGGCTAGTCAGAGATCTTAACTATATAGGGAACCAAAAGTAAAAAAAAAACTACAGGGAGCCAAAAAAAAGGTGAAAATGTTTCAGGAGTCTGATTTACCTTCTCTATGAACACCACTCTCTTGCATTCTGGAACATGCGCAACCAAGGACTGGGACCACCCTTCTCAACCTGCCACTCCTTGGGATACCATGGGTACTGCCACATCATAAAGGAACGCTCCGGGTGTGGCATCAGAGCAAGGTGTCTTCCATTAGGGGAGCAAAGGGCCGCAATACCAAGCGGAGAGCCATTAGGGTTGAAAGGATAAACCTCTGTGACATTATTAGCATCATCGCAGTACCTCAGAGGGGCCAGATTTGAATTGACAACATCAGACAAGACATTTTCATCTGGGAAGAAGGCTCTCCCTTCACCATGAGCACTCCAAATGCCCAAAGTAGAGCCTTCCATACCTTTGAACATTATAGAAGGAGAATCCCCTATGGCCACACTGATAAACCGACATTCAAAACGGCCAGATTCATTGTGAGTGAACCTTGGCTGGGACATGTCTCCACCTGCACCAAGCGAGCCTCCAATATCAGGTCCTGGTACCCAACCAAGAAGAGCCATGAGCTGACACCCATTGCACACCCCAAGGCTGAATGTGTCTGGCCTATTGTAGAACTCCTGGAACTGCTGTATGAGGGGCTGGTTGAACCTGATAGATGCAGCCCAACCTTTTGCTGAGTCAAGAACATCTGCATAGCTAAATCCACCAACAAATGCAATCCCACGGAATTCCGTTAGAGAAGCCTTTTGGTTCAAGAGATCCGACATTGTGATATCCCACGGTTCAAAACCAGCAGCATGGAATGCAGCAGACATTTCCCTATCACTGTTGCTCCCTTCTTCCCGAATGATGGCAACCTTCGGTTTCGAGGATGCAGACAGTAGTTTCTTGTCCGTGAATTTGGGCGTAAAAGACAAATGCCATGAGGGCGATGTTCGGCTTTTTAGGCCTTCTTTCTCAAGCTTGACACAAGATTTCAGCCGCTGTAGCTCCTCAAGCTGAAAGCTTGTTTCCTCCCACAAATCTCTGAGATCTGAAGTTCTTTCTTTCAAACGCACCTCACCATCAACACACAGCTCTATTTCTGGTGCTGCAGTTACTTTTCCTATCACATTAGCAGAAACCCCTGCTGCATGAAGTTTTTGCTTCACTACATCAAGGTCATCCAAATGCACTTCAACTACAAGACCAAGCTCCTCCGCAAAAAGTGTTTGAAGAAGGTCATTATCTTTTAATTCCATGTTGAGGTTAACACCACAGTTCCCAGCAAATGCCATCTCAAGAATGGTGACAATAAGCCCACCATCACTAATGTCATGACCAGCAGAAATCAGGCGTTCGCTGAGCAATTCTTGAACAACCTCAAAGACCTTTTTCAAGTAAGGGACATCTTCTATGTCTGGGCAGTCATTTCCAATTTGATCAAACGCTTGTGCGAGAGCAGAACAACCAAGTCGTCGCTTTCCTTTAGCCAGGTCAACATGCAACAGAaccccgtccttcacaagctttaGATCTGGAGTAACCGTTAAGGTTATATCAGGACATGTCACATAAGCACTGATAACAAGATTTCCTGGAGCTTTGACTAGCTCGCCATCACATTGAGCTGCCATAGAAAGACTATCCTTTCCTCCATCAATTGCAATACCAAGTTGAATCATGCAGTCAGCCATTGCGACAGCAGCATCATACATATCTGCTCCCTCTCCATCAATCTTTGCAGCGTACATCCAATTGCCACTTGCTTTGACGTCAGCAAGAGATGTAACTTTAGCCCAAACCAG
Coding sequences within it:
- the LOC125526715 gene encoding histone H3.2-like gives rise to the protein MARTKQTARKSTGGKAPRKQLATKAARKSAPATGGVKKPHRFRPGTVALREIRKYQKSTELLIRKLPFQRLVREIAQDFKTDLRFQSSAVSALQEAAESYLVGLFEDTNLCAIHAKRVTIMPKDIQLARRIRGERA